AAAAACCACACCACCAGCCAAATAATATGATGCAAATCTCATATTAATAATGTCGTAATACTTATATGTTAttgagttatttttagttagaacTTGGCCATGCAtgggctgtaaataaataaataattatataatacaactaTCGATTTATACAAAAGTCTTCTTAACTGTGATATTATAATCTTTATCCTCTCACGAACATTGGTCAACTTATGTCGCATATAATAAAGCGAATACTAAGAATCTTAAAGTCAAAGTcgagtcaaaaatcatttatttatatacgtataggtaacataatgtacacctgtgaacattaaaaaaaagaaaattacattaaatgcttctaattttacatttactgccagttctcaaatcaagggcgtagaacggaagagaagaacttaataaactctccgccactctatCGCCATGTTTTTTTGCTTTACATAGTGTCTGtgaggagctgcaaccatcacaccatgttccatatgacatctttaagtaattaataataaaaaagaacaaatatttgtcctctatcagcagtaggcatggtaaaataggagcacgcattATCTGGTGAGAACAACACGCAAAAACatagtcaaaataactaacatcaccgcatacacgaattcaagtccgaccatTCACcgcaagtagcacccgttcacgagtatgacgcatggccagccaacGACCTCTTCGCCATATTTAAGGAAGAGAGtcaacccgacgcatggacgccacaAGCAACGGAAATAACAAAACTTACCTACACTAATttgatatgtaatttttttacagaatggTATTAAaatggctttattattattataaagcaaaattgCCAGAGGTATTTCTTAACCCTAACAACATACCCGCTAGCCACCAGCTTTGCAGGTGTCCACGAGCCGCGATTGccaaattattcaaaaataccCACTTGCGCGGATGCgtcctgttacataaaaagcAAGTCCTACAAGACCTACAAGCTGCCACCAATAAAACTGGGGCTGGAATCGCTTACTCTATTGTCTACGCCTATTTAGTTATAGGCTGTGTTGGATAGGCAAACTGTTAATTTAGGTAGTAAACTGTATAATCATTGTAAAACTCAAgtagttaaaattaatgattttttaagtaaactcTTACCTATCCCCTGTCGAGAAGGGGATTAATATTGGGCCcattattgtttttcatttatttaaatgacataCAACACTTTAACTTGCATGGACAGATTacacattacctgtccacatcgtaaccctaactttcttactaactactgactgacgtgagacttatcttaaatcagcgtgatttatgtgtctgtttttcatttatttaaatgacataCAACACTTTAACTTGCATGGACAGATTacacattacctgtccacatcgtaaccctaactttcttactaactactgactgacgtgagacttatcttaaatcagcgtgatttatgtgtctgtttttcatttatttaaatgacataCAACACTTTAACTTGCATGGACAGATTacacattacctgtccacatcgtaaccctaactttcttactaactactgactgacgtgagacttatcttaaatcagcgtgatttatgtgtctgtttttcatttatttaaatgacataCAACACTTTAACTTGCATGGACAGATTacacattacctgtccacatcgtaaccctaactttcttactaactactgactgacgtgagacttatcttaaattatcgtgatttatgtgtcttttttcattttactttctatttttaatgtatcatctttttagtttagtttttttttgttgttccCGTTTcgtttttgtcttaataactgtgtataacatgtatttttgcaatacttgcctatcttaagtaatttaatacatttttaatacatttttttctttactcacagtggttgcctggaagagatcgctcgaaagcgataaggccgccaggtgccttttgatttaattattttctgtagtgtaacgaagtgttaataaataaataaccttgTATACGGATGATACCTGTTTCCTATACGCTGCTTCATCTGTATATGATCTGTTCATGATTACTCAAGAGCAAACAGACCTTGACCGTCTATATTTGTGGTTTCAGTTGAAATTGCTAACTATCAACATCGCGAAAACCTCGTACTTAATCCACCACATTCGcctataactttaaataatgtacCACTTATTGAAAAGATAAGCATATATATATGACAATAACTTAACGTGGACAGTGGAATGGTTCCCTTAGACCCATAGTTCGAAGCCTTCCTCGTAAAGTTCgctttcatatttataattctttaGCAAAGACACACCTTCTTTACCTTATTGAAATTTGGGGATTCGTGACTAAAACTAACATATCACATCTTCTATTTGctcaaaataaagtaattaaattgcGTTTTCAATACCCATACTTAACTACTACACAAAAGATCTACAGTGAAACAAAACTCACAAACACTAACATTACTTTCTAGACattttagagcagtgttggcctaacgGCTACAGCGtccgactctcatccctggagTCACAGGTAcaatcctcggctgtgcaccaatgtattttctttctatgtgcgcatttaacattcgctcgaacggtgaaggaaaacatcgtgaagaaaccggcttgtcttagacccaaaaagtcgaaggcgtgcgtcaggcacagaaggctgatcacctaattattatattattattattagcctattcgattaacaaatggtcatgaaacagatacagaaatctgaggccctagacgtaaaaaggttgtagcgccattgattattactattaacattacattcactaaaataaaacaaattcagAAGCGCAGTTCACGACGCCCCCATAATCTAATTCTAGCCAACTATAGAACCAATTAcggtaaaaaaacattaagagTTGGGGAGTGCGTCGGTATAATAGACTtccacaaaatataaaaagtatagaCAGCCTGGTAATATTTAAACCAAGACTAAAAGACATCTCTTGAGCGATCCCAGAAAATCAGAATATCTACTTTAATGAAAGTCAACCCAAGTACTACTACGCTAAATCATCCTTGAAGCTTTTTAATGTGTACTGTGTAATAAACAGGAAAATCAATCCACTCGTTAAGTATACGGAATGGCATACCACACCGATACGGTTGGCTGCAAACAGTTTGCCAACTGGGGACGCAGCCTTACCATTATTTTAATCCAACAATTTTGGTTATATAAATCATAGTATTGTCTGTTTGTATTGAAGGAAAcactttatataaatcattCAAGCCTTGACTTCTGAGCGGTCATTTCTCTCTCAACGAACTCCATTTAATTACACATCTAGTACAGTGTTGGAGTAGTGACCTGAGCGTGCGTCTCTCAATGCTGAGTACGACACAACGGCTGTGAAAGAGATTTGTATTGTATGTTACATTCTTACGCAAAGGAAACTGGCGTTACACCCAAATATCGGTGTGCCAGGTTCAGAAGGCTTggttattaagaaattatctTACGTTAAGTAATCTAATGTTATGACCTAGAGACTTGGTATTTTAATACCTAACTTAAACTTACGTATTATGTACCTGGAGAAAAGGCAGTGCTACCACCAAAATCGAGAAAAAACGCTGCACAAGCAACCTTTTCTCGGAACAGTTCTGGCCATTTCTGACCTAATTTTTTTGTGGATTGAACCAAGGCTACCCTGAACTAAGCAGGCACTGTTTACAcggtttatataatatttaaacaaatcattagtttataaattgtaactaAAAATGTTCTTCTGAAAGCGAagaaatttatagtaaaattattgtttagtgTACAATTAAACTCTGCCACAGggactaaactttttaaatttgttttaattttctatttatcaattttaactattattactaCGTATTCTAAGAATATTGCAAATACTGTTGTATGGTCCTGggaaataaatgatataattttttaaataaaatatatatttaaaacataaaataattttaatattggtaTGGTCCTTATAAGGTTATCTACTGacgtaataacttaagacTGAAGATCCCTTAAGTACTGAATTAACTGACTAGGTATTACaaggataatattattactactcCTGTAAATActatgtcttatatatttgTTGTGCTATTATATCTTTTCCCCTATGATTTGGGCACcacaagaaaaaatattcttcaatGGTGGAgcgtatacaaaataaataacgagATACATTGGGTTGTATGGAGTGTATCCGTTTTCCTCAGTTATGTTTCCAACTTTGTTTGTCTTGGATATGGTTGGATACAACAAGTTAGAGGTAAGGATTAccatcaaattatatttttaaggtcCTTAGAGGTAGAATAATGCGTAAATGTTGGAGAagccataatttttttatatttagttataaaaaggtttaggttttttgttttgtttatagtaagtttataaacataatcttTATTGCAGTTGTACACAGCGTGTTAGCACAGAAGTGATTAGACTTTGTACTTCTCTTTACCTTCCTACTTTTATACTTGCCTATTGAGAATAAATAATCACGAAAGAGAATTCTGAGTGCTCAGTGcctaaaagtatatatatcagcagccaactagcttaataagccgttcaattaacagtctagccgtttaactagtGGCCTGAAAGATTTTCAGCCGTACCGTttgttataacatttaataaactggctggctaatgcttgggccattcgtacgatagtcattatttggcagaagtaaaaaaaattaaacatatgatataaaatatatatcttttaaaattaaattgcttaagtcaaattcacattattgtGACACACTCTCGCATTGTTCTTGttgttttttatgaaactttggaaaacaccatcaaagttgtggtttgccgacaccatattgacagtttaaAGAGTTTCGTTTCTAGTTTGAGAGAGAGCAGAAAGtgaaacgtcatcgatccaagtcatttgcctagctgtttaatcaactggctgaacatctttaaggccgctagttaaacggctagactgttaattgaacggcttattaagctagttggctgcgaaatatacataaataacaaatattgttattatttttagttgatTTTGAACgaggttattttttaaaattaatcagtcgataatattatatctagaatttcataagatttaattataatgataaacgaatcaattatgatttttatcaCACATTGATTAACTTTGGTTAGTTATAATTAAGCATTTAACATGAAGGCAACGAAGGCTACTGCGCTAGCAATCGCTATATTTCTGGGGGTGGCTGAAgctaatattgtaaaatttaaatcttcgtaagtaaagtttttattaacattaatgtCAATGATCCTGCCAGATCTCTATGTTCGCACAGAACCTTTAACCTTCCGACTTTCAGAACCAACATTGGGTTCCGCGAGACTCTTCACAGGTTCCACTTTGGATTCTGCTACTAATATCGATGttttttcgcactcctctactgcttcatttaagaataggttaaaatATCTGTTAAAGTTCTAAgccttgtatctttcttctttattacaGCTAATAGTATGTTTGTCGTTCTCCcgatttatacattttgtttattgtctatttaaataacgttCTGCTGTCATGTTTTGTATTGCtttgtatcttattttttatcagtgatactttttgtggatatatgtttttttttacttttattgtatagagatgtatctattttgtttccgaaatgaataaatacataacaataatcatttattattaagaatattgtacaaaaatgttatggtggtacaaacgaaagttcgcatattctggcACACGTAATGGCGTGTAAAATTGtcttaaaaggaattttacatagaattATGAGTTATATCTATGTGTATAGTTAATTTTTGTCAcactattaaaattagttaggctatggaattcacttcccgtccctattcgcttagctccttctctatcttcctttaaatttcttctgtacaaacattacctgtccacatcgtatcccgaactttcttactaTCTACTTACTGaggtgagacttatcttaaattatcgtgatttatgtgtctttttactttttatttttaatgtatcaccttttcgtttagtttttctTGTTCCCGTTTcgtttttgtcttaataactgtgtataacatgtatttttgcaatacttgcctatcttatgtaatttaatacatttttatttattttttctttactcatagtggttgcctggaagagatcgctcgaaagcgctaaggccgccagttgccctccttttgatttaattatgtaaattttttattttctgtagtgtaacgaaatgttaataaataaaatatattataacgttatcaaattaatatttcatgcAAATAATCATTAGTAGAATAATTCTTTTCCAAAGGTTGTGCATTCCATGGGCCTAAAGAGTGCAACTTTTCGTAATTAACGTAAAACCGATTTCTGACGTGAAATACGGCGTGAACCCGCTATACGAATTGTCACAGTAATACCGTCCTCAGAGGCAACATCGAATATAACTATTACCGAAATTTAGTAGTCacgatttgaaataatttcgtaaatttttgtatttaatgaaaataaatgtttattcaataaatagtcatcgatatctggaaaaaaatcgtaatattttattttatcattatgacatatttagttcctatcacaatatgttcttttctgcatattacttttacaaaataatgtcgatgtttcacatctgccaggcgtcccgtgacggctcacattttgttaattgataataaggtaagggtccttcaagaaaagagcgtaccaattcttgaaaggccggcaacgcacttgcgagccttctggcaatgtgagtgtgcGCGgtggtatcgcttcacatcaggtgagcctcctgcccgtttgcctgctattacattaaaaaaaataactgttcTGTGGAGGTAGGATGGTGAACCGTTCCTCTAACCTGAAGTGAGGATGCTCGTCCAAGCTAACCTCTAGTTGCTACTTTTTTCTCGCTGTTGCCTTCAGGCCTTGATAGCCTCGCTCGTGTGGTTTTGGAGAGCGTAGATTTGCCGGATTCACCTTTTTCTCACGACTAGCGTAAGGGCGTCCCCTGCGAAACTTGGTCCTTGGTTTGAATCGTTgtggggtggtcaatcgccggAATTACAGGTTGGCAACTCACTGGAGTGAGTAAAGTACAAATGGaagccttccccggtgaaggcggtttttaaCCCTAATCCGACTAGGCTTTGCTGGGGAGGTGGCTTTTAATTTGCCATTAGCTAACGTGATGGGttcatccggatccgttaaaTTGTGTCGGGGACTCCTGCGGGCCGTCGTTGTTGGGAAGAAGTTGTACTTGATGCTTTTACACACCAACGGTTTCTCCAAGTGGGGTTTGGACAcaaacttcatccattgggctattgTAGGGGGCTCCAGGTCaaggtggagatcgacgttctTCACGTAGAAGGGAGTTTCGAGCAGATCTGTATGTACACACAAGAAgcactttatatttttgtgtttctaCGTCACAAGAACTTTTCTCGAAAACgctataattatgtaaatataatataaataaattaagatattttttagcCCTTGGAAGTTGGACCAACAAGAAGACAACAATGAAGTGTCTaggtaagtaatttataatattattaataatgaagtaGCAAATTGATAATGAATCGCATCCCTAAGACGTAGAATGACACATCAAGAAACGTCAAGCATTTAATGTGTTAATTgtcattcttaaattacacTGAATTGCGCTAACAGTCTCCGACGAAATGTAATAAAACGGAAAGGATAAACGTTGTTCTTTCTAGACTGTCAACAAATTTACTTTGGCTTACACAAAGCGTCATTGCCATAGCGTCGCTTATTGTATCTCTCACTCACGCCTTTTGCGCATAGGCTACTAAAATAGCGGTACTGTCGACAGtaactgtcattttcatattaatttacttttcgTTTTTCTACACACCATGCGTTACGTCTTGACTCAGCCCCCTGAATAATAACTGATAATTTGAACTTGAAAATACTAACGAatcacacacacagaaactcacaaaataataataaaaaaagtattttttaaggaataagttacatttttagtgtataataaatacatgtgTGTTGCGGTTGTAACTTGCCCTGGCTTAGCATTATGCTGTGGAGCAGACgagttccacagcgctggtaattctgccagagaccacaacagTTAGTTTGCGCCTTAGacgcaaaaaaacaaaataattatagtaaaaattaacagtGTACGTAAAGAAGTCTTGGGAGATCTGTGTGTGagatagtaaataaaaaaaattaacattcacAATTGTCTTTATCCATTGCAGTGTCAACTGGACGTTGGATCAGACCACAAACGAGTATGTAAGCGATGAAATCATCATGTGAGTACTACTTTAATTACGTAAAGTCGTAGGGTTTGGGCTATAGAACTACCCTTTACGAATATAATTCGACTGGCGGAGGATTGACTTTGAAATCCTGACGCATCCTTGCAATTGCACCAGACCAGCCCTACTGAGTTCTCTGCTCTCtgatctgtatctgttttatgatcatttgtcattcTAAGTATCATAGGttataggttaggttaggtataggttatcagcctcctgtgcctggcACAAGCCACCGGTTTTCttgcgatgtttttcttcaccgttcgagcgaatataaaatacatagacagaaagtccattggtgcttCTTcaacttcagggatgagagtttttttttaagtaataacaattaacaagTTGTCCAAGAAGAGCTAAGTTTAGAAAAGAACGGAAGCAGCTGGGCGACCTACGTGTCACAGGACACGCTGATATATGatgtattagattaagttaggtTTTGTAACTAAcactatgtttatatatattacagtgAGTGTCAgcaatcttaataataataattaaaagtggaTAAAAAgatcaaaacaaattttaaaagtttgatcCTTGAGTTTAATACcggcatttcctcgctgtattgcgacaaaataaaaaagtactcTTTGAGCCGTTTTGAATATTGAAACCCTAAGTTTATTGTTCTTATCTTATTTTTAGACCTACAAGGGACCCTACACAAGATTCCAGCGATAAAGTCAGTATTGAGTAAGTATTTGAGGCCCTTACTTATGAAATTGGCATTCTGTATGGTAGGAACAAAACGTAgaattttgaagtgaaacttctttatcggcgttgtaaaaaaaaataacgtcacatttttcggttacgcgtcacattattccgttaccagtcacatttttccatccgccatctttttcttgtccctaccacggttgattcaaagagattcgaagccattaataataaaaatatataataacgataacaatgatagtaataattctattacaattaatgaaattctgtaataatcttagtagtaataaggtaaaatgaaatcaattccattgtttttgtattcttAACCAAATTCTGTAgttctgtattattttaaatcaaatatatttaattaatcaatgtaTTCTATTGCTATCTGTGCACGTTTGCCATCTTACTATAGGTAGGTCATTGATCCTTTTTCTCTGAGTATTCTTCTTGTGAAACAGTAGTTTCATTATATGATGtaagtgttatgtagaaatGATTAACGTCAAGTACCTAAAGTCATTAATATGGGCTGACATATTACTGCCCATGACACAGGGAATCCTGTCAGGGCCTCTTTACGAGGGTAGGATTTAGAGGAAGCCTTGGGGCAACGAAAGAAGAAGAAGTAGAGGCCCccaaataattcaaataaaatgaaaagaaaacttTCCGTCGAGTTTAACAATCTATAATTTACTGTGAAACCAAGTAGATTAGTTCtagtatttaacaaacatataaaatgtatcaaaagCAAAGTTGTTGTTGTTAGTCGGAATTTCAAACTTCTTTTTCTTTGTGGAGGCCTCGGGGCTGTAACTCCGGTTTCCCTCCGGCCCTGCTCTGTAATTCctctttttatgtataatatttttctttctttttctcTTCTGATGCAATTGTAAAAGCAACTCTTTTGCTCCGTTACGCTTATCACTAAACGGGAGAGACGTTAGTTCTTGGTGAGACCTTTTAACGTGGAATAGAGAAAACCTTGGAACTTTTAAGTTTGTTGAGGATAAAGGCGATATAGTAGGTATTAGAATTTGGAGGTGATACATTTGACTCACCGTCAAAGTGTAGCAATGAGCAGACAGCAGGCCAACTGTAAGTCCCGTCTTGtttctaatttattgtaaataatatttaaggcCGAGATGGAACTTGGGTCTAACGGCTACAGTGAACAGCTATGTGGACAGCACCATACATCTATTGGTTCCATTTTTGAGAAATAACGGCTTGGACCCCATGTTGTTACCAGAGATTGTAGAGGGATTTGAAGttgtaagtatattttgttttttacaattacattattgttACTGTTAAGCTTATGGGCTGCTTGAGAAATCATGCGAATGGATCTTCAGTTTTCTGTTCGACCGGAGCATCAAAGCCTTTATCGATGGAGAAAGTAGAGACCTTAAACCCGAGAACGCaaatcaatgacatgttgcaacttagcaaatAACATTGCTATGCACAGAATAGATGCGAGTATATCTCAGGCAGTCCATGGAAGACGGTATCACTTGCAATCAGGTGAGCGGAACACAAACGAGCAAGTGTCCTTTTTCCccatttaacataaaaaagaagCACTTTATGCTACACCCGATCGAATGCTTTTACGATGTCTAATACAAACCGCTAGCGCCTTCCTCTTCAACCCAATTGCCTCTGTCCATCTACGTGTATGCCACTGTCTGACCTCTTAAACGTCATGTGTCAACtagatacatacatttaaaggGGAACGGAACTTATCGCTCTCACTCACAAATAGATTATACAAAGGCctcagtaaaattttaactaaataacatTTCACGGCAGAAAATATCGTCTTTCTAATGGCtgttaattaagaaaatttatgttttagcGTCTACTGTTAATTACGTACAGCGCCTGGTTGAGGCTGACTGAAGGTAACATGACAGGCCTCGTCAACGTGATGAGATACGAAGACCAGAAAGTTAATTATTTCGCTAAAAACCTCCGAGTTCGTGTGCATTTGCAGTTCAATGACCTCGAGGTTAGTATTTTCcttatattagaaataatgtgtttttattgcaagaataagTGTTTTCAActgaagatttattttaaaagttaacattatttataaaaaactaaataccttcttttttaaaaaaatatttttttatctgttaaataatatttaacaaaatactatagtcaaataaatttaatacgcTGTGAAAAAATGAGCGCTATTTGACACGATTTGAAAAATCACTTTGGATAATTTACTGCCTATGGAacctatacaaattgtttttaatttaaatttatattgcttttaaatttgcaaattatcattcataattttaataaccttCCAGAATGCTTCTTTAGTCAAAATGGCGTCACAACACCTTAATTATCATTCTCTCACGAACTCCGTTGACTCTCCAAGTCAAAATATGTCTTGAcccaaattataatttgaatatttgtattaaattacattaatattatatttcaatcaaaAACACTCTCCGACGAAGTTAAAAATTCCGATTTCACTGTGTTTCCATCTGTGTGATACACTTGCACATGATGATGGAGAACACCTTACCTTATCAACCACCCAAAATCGATTAATCAAACATCTAAAAGTGTATTTtcctttaaacaaaatattgatgACATCGTCTGTAAGATGAACCATAGAAGGTGgaagcgccattgattatctTTGTGTATGATGAAATTACGCAGTGAATATAATAAACGTAAAAGATgaacactttatttataaatttataaaaaatatttttttctaaagtcCGTCAAACTACTCTAGAACATACATAGAatagacataataaaaaatatatagactaATAGTTctcattaaaagtaaattacatACCTGTCAACTttgtagaatataattttccaTGCATAGTAGTGAAATAATTATCTATGATTGGTTATTAATGGttatctatttttatgttgtaatattataacgaACGtcaaaattttttaaaaacagaatattaaaataaaaaaagccaTTCTTCTTGTACAGCCTTGACTCGTAcatccggctcgaaggaccaaaatgtacCGGGTCATGGGTGTGGTTGCTT
This region of Pieris brassicae chromosome 13, ilPieBrab1.1, whole genome shotgun sequence genomic DNA includes:
- the LOC123717853 gene encoding uncharacterized protein LOC123717853 is translated as MKATKATALAIAIFLGVAEANIVKFKSSPWKLDQQEDNNEVSSVNWTLDQTTNEYVSDEIIIPTRDPTQDSSDKVSIEPRWNLGLTATVNSYVDSTIHLLVPFLRNNGLDPMLLPEIVEGFEVRLLLITYSAWLRLTEGNMTGLVNVMRYEDQKVNYFAKNLRVRVHLQFNDLEFNYNYLVQVMNIGPTGKIIGSLDRFRIVADILIDFNNDEVHLQEFKLNDVGRLRVRLQGNILFDWLLNPVISVFTRLFNGIIMFTVELIIHGVAQSTVTGINGAIRDVISAIEAFN